The Vicia villosa cultivar HV-30 ecotype Madison, WI linkage group LG1, Vvil1.0, whole genome shotgun sequence genome includes a region encoding these proteins:
- the LOC131659851 gene encoding uncharacterized protein LOC131659851, whose product MLIQKSRLKWMNDGDSNSRFFHNVVREKRRRNHIGPIVCPGGLIEKVEEVKEEVRNHFASKFVELEEDRLNLDGIPFKCISNVDRAYLERPFEEIEIKEAIWGCGSDKSPGPDGYSFLFIKRCWFFLKEDFVSFFNHFHGGGTLSKAIISSFLPLVPKSSNPVGAFVPGRQLLDGVLVASEMVDFSKQEGRASLLFKVDFEKAYDRVSWNFLRYMLVRMGFGGVCSEEGVRQGDPLSPFLFVLVAEGLAGLVKKSSDIGEYKGLDFNGGCTIDILQFADDTLLVGDSSWRQVWAIKVVLRAFELVSGLGINYHKSKLIGINVNANFLEADSFVLSCKVEESTFFFLGIKVGCNPRKNESWTHLVSKMRRRLSGWKNRFLSLGGRITLVKSILSSLSIFTMSFYKMPSSVAKEVERIQNNFLWCGGLDERRKIHWVSWKNVCLPTSKGGLGIRDVGVFNLALLNKWRWRILEGEEAPWYNVLKARFGDLVMNSFCGGMSSSLNSSSTSSSSSSSVWWKDLISIGNFSAEYPIESKCRFVVGNGFITPFWESCWVDNFCLKELFPKLFSISCLKRVSVASMGGWVDGVWKWGNFGVVLGDYTDPSVVAEHGMLHILLLGRNVHMEGRDKVEWSGSGGGSFSVASCYEFLAGFNYPFGPPNRFDVVKELIWKVHVPFKIKAFGWRLLINRLPTKDLFMCRGVSLSIENSLCAFCGTIPESCDHSFFKCEEAGVVWREIAVWVGKPVSGMEEDCLQSFMDWYLFCKKKKVKEGRCGVIWLAILWNFWLSRNVFCFRNEGWVVDTTVWNIKSLLWKWSFFGEITHPIYSFYEFTKDPLFFLSTIFGKEWLLFLDIAVVVSFAVGLSFEETWVYWCVLGGGAEASANSFVRGGGDGRSSSFGRLRVLRFFRSADQREMTVFRVSEFGCSSDGRIGSEGRLMDPFVISVVATVSEP is encoded by the exons ATGCTCATTCAAAAATCTAGGCTTAAGTGGATGAATGATGGGGATTCTAATTCGCGTTTCTTTCATAATGTGGTTAGAGAGAAGAGAAGACGTAACCACATCGGTCCTATAGTTTGTCCCGGAGGTTTGATTGAAAAGGTAGAGGAGGTAAAGGAGGAGGTCCGAAATCACTTTGCTTCGAAATTCGTTGAGTTAGAGGAGGATAGATTGAACCTAGATGGTATTCCTTTCAAGTGTATAAGCAATGTAGATCGCGCTTATCTTGAAAGGCCTTTTGAAGAAATTGAGATCAAGGAAGCTATTTGGGGGTGTGGGAGTGATAAAAGCCCGGGTCCCGATGGTTATTCTTTTTTGTTCATTAAGAGATGTTGGTTCTTCCTAAAGGAGGACTTTGTGAGTTTCTTTAATCACTTTCATGGGGGCGGAACGTTATCAAAGGCTATTATTTCATCTTTCTTGCCTTTGGTTCCTAAATCTTCTAATCCGGTGGG AGCTTTTGTACCGGGAAGACAACTTTTAGACGGCGTGTTGGTGGCTAGTGAGATGGTGGATTTTTCGAAGCAAGAAGGAAGAGCTAGCTTGCTTTTCAAGGTCGACTTTGAAAAGGCTTACGATAGAGTTTCGTGGAATTTCCTTAGATATATGTTGGTTAGGATGGGTTTTGGAG GAGTTTGTAGTGAAGAAGGGGTTAGGCAAGGTGACCCGTTATCCCCGTTTCTTTTTGTGTTGGTGGCGGAGGGTTTAGCGGGTCTAGTTAAGAAATCGAGTGATATTGGAGAATATAAAGGTCTTGATTTTAATGGGGGATGCACGATAGACAttttacaatttgcggatgacactcttttagtgggggataGTTCTTGGAGGCAAGTGTGGGCGATAAAGGTGGTGCTTAGGGCGTTCGAGTTGGTGTCGGGTCTTGGTATTAACTATCATAAAAGTAAGTTGATCGGTATAAATGTAAATGCAAATTTTTTGGAGGCCGATTCCTTTGTTTTGTCTTGCAAGGTGGAAGAGAGTACTTTCTTTTTTCTAGGCATTAAGGTGGGATGTAATCCGCGGAAAAATGAGTCTTGGACTCATCTTGTTTCTAAGATGAGGAGGAGGTTGTCGGGATGGAAAAACCGATTCTTAAGCTTGGGAGGAAGAATCACTCTAGTGAAATCGATTCTTAGCTCTCTTTCCATTTTCACTATGTCTTTCTACAAGATGCCTTCTTCGGTAGCTAAGGAAGTGGAGAGGATTCAAAATAATTTCTTATGGTGTGGGGGTTTGGATGAGAGAAGGaagattcattgggttagttggaagaacGTTTGTCTTCCGACTTCTAAAGGTGGGCTTGGTATTAGGGATGTTGGTGTTTTCAACCTTGCACTTCTTAATAAATGGCGGTGGAGGATCTTAGAAGGGGAAGAAGCGCCATGGTATAATGTTCTAAAAGCCCGGTTTGGTGATTTGGTGATGAATTCTTTTTGTGGAGGTATGTCTTCTTCTCTTaattcttcttctacttcttcttcttcttcttcttcggtgTGGTGGAAAGATTTGATTTCGATTGGTAATTTTTCGGCGGAATACCCGATAGAGTCGAAATGTAGGTTTGTGGTTGGAAATGGTTTTATCACTCCGTTTTGGGAATCTTGTTGGGTGGATAATTTTTGTTTAAAGGAGCTTTTTCCCAAGTTGTTTTCGATTTCTTGTTTGAAAAGGGTATCGGTGGCTAGTATGGGCGGTTGGGTTGATGGAGTGTGGAAGTGGGGGAATTTCGGTGTGGTTTTGGGTGATTATACCGATCCATCGGTGGTGGCCGAGCATGGCATGCTTCATATTTTGTTGTTGGGCCGAAATGTGCATATGGAAGGGAGAGATAAGGTTGAGTGGAGTGGTTCGGGGGGAGGTTCGTTTTCCGTTGCTTCTTGTTACGAGTTTTTGGCCGGTTTTAATTATCCGTTTGGCCCTCCTAATAGATTCGATGTTGTTAAGGAATTAATTTGGAAGGTGCATGTGCCGTTCAAAATtaaggcttttggttggaggcTTTTAATTAAtaggttaccaacaaaggattTATTTATGTGTAGGGGTGTTTCTTTGTCGATAGAGAATTCTTTGTGTGCTTTTTGTGGTACTATTCCGGAAAGTTGTGATCATTCTTTTTTCAAGTGTGAAGAGGCGGGAGTGGTTTGGAGAGAGATAGCGGTATGGGTTGGAAAACCGGTGAGTGGAATGGAAGAAGATTGCTTACAAAGCTTTATGGATTGGTAcctcttttgtaaaaaaaagaaagttaaggAAGGAAGATGTGGGGTGATATGGTTAGctattttgtggaatttttggttGTCTAGAAACGTTTTTTGCTTCCGCAATGAAGGTTGGGTTGTTGAtactacggtttggaatatcAAGTCTTTGTTATGGAAGTGGTCGTTTTTCGGAGAAATTACGCACCCAATATATAGTTTCTATGAGTTTACAAAAGACCCTTTGTTTTTCCTCTCAACTatatttg GGAAGGAGTGGCTGCTGTTTCTAGATATAGCAGTAGTGGTTTCTTTTGCTGTGGGGCTTAGTTTTGAAGAAACATGGGTGTACTGGTGTG TGCTAGGCGGTGGTGCGGAGGCGAGTGCGAACAGTTTCGTCCGCGGTGGAGGTGATGGTAGGTCTTCATCGTTTGGCCGACTGCGGGTGTTGCGTTTCTTCCGCAGTGCAGATCAGAGGGAGATGACTGTGTTTCGCGTCAGCGAGTTTGGTTGTTCCAGCGACGGTAGGATTGGATCCGAAGGGAGATTGATGGACCCATTTGTGATTTCG GTTGTTGCTACTGTTAGTGAACCATGA
- the LOC131659838 gene encoding uncharacterized protein LOC131659838 encodes MTWERLTTLKKEGGMGFRDLKAFDRAMIAKQGWKLVSKPNSLVAKVFKASGIKVMQEPWLQDKELRWVNGPQTQEVYDLRVKDPLLPNSKQWDISKVRSTLDHLGAGLILKVSLMEDVVQVMLIWQEETNGEYSVKSGYRVWRKMQSSSGKNGVEGNWNALWNIIAPPRAKQLLWRICRGCLPTRSNLQKHHVQCSSLCPCREDNRDAGRFAVMLYNLWRSRNKVVWQDTREDASSIGVQAFHNWQDWFLAKEDNNSVTGTTIMDSWILPLYGQGKCNVDAGFNNICGTTNRGWCFRDHLGRFQTAGVAWNVGFLSVMEAEAMAFKEAIQKAIFLQLSHVVFESDCQSVVHAVYSK; translated from the exons ATGACTTGGGAAAGATTGACGACGTTGAAAAAGGAAGGAGGGATGGGTTTTAGAGATCTTAAGGCGTTCGATAGAGCGATGATTGCAAAGCAAGGATGGAAGTTAGTATCCAAACCAAATTCTCTGGTGGCCAAGGTATTTAAGGCTAG TGGTATCAAGGTTATGCAAGAACCGTGGCTTCAGGATAAGGAGTTGAGGTGGGTAAATGGTCCACAAACGCAAGAAGTgtatgatcttagagtgaaagaCCCATTGCTTCCAAATTCAAAGCAGTGGGATATTAGTAAGGTGCGTAGTACTTTAGATCATCTCGGGGCTGGTCTTATTCTTAAAGTTTCGTTGATGGAAGATGTTGTGCAGGTTATGTTGATTTGGCAAGAAGAGACGAACGGAGAGTATAGTGTGAAGTCGGGGTATAGGGTGTGGCGTAAGATGCAAAGTAGTAGTGGCAAGAACGGTGTGGAAGGAAATTGGAATGCCCTTTGGAACATAATTGCACCTCCTAGAGCTAAACAATTATTATGGAGGATTTGTAGGGGCTGCCTACCAACGCGTTCAAACCTGCAAAAACATCACGTCCAATGCTCGTCACTTTGTCCTTG TCGAGAGGATAATAGAGATGCAGGTAGATTTGCCGTGATGTTATATAATCTTTGGAGGAGTAGGAATAAGGTGGTTTGGCAGGACACTCGAGAGGATGCTTCTAGCATTGGGGTACAAGCTTTTCATAACTGGCAGGATTGGTTTCTAGCTAAAGAAGACAATAATAGTGTTACGGGTACTACGATTATGGATAGTTGGATTCTGCCGTTGTACGGTCAGGGGAAGTGTAATGTCGATGCGGGTTTCAATAATATTTGTGGTACCACAAACCGGGGTTGGTGTTTCAGGGATCATTTAGGGAGATTCCAAACTGCAGGTGTGGCGTGGAATGTGGGGTTCTTATCGGTCATGGAGGCTGAAGCCATGGCTTTCAAGGAAGCGATCCAGAAGGCTATCTTTCTTCAGTTATCACACGTTGTCTTTGAGAGTGATTGCCAAAGTGTAGTCCATGCTGTTTACTCTAAATAG